GGTCTCCCCCGACCAGGGTTTCTGAAAGCACTCGGTGAGGGTGTCGAAAAAGGTCAGCATGGTTCCGGGCCGCGGGTCCGGTACGGACCGCCAGGCCTCGTCACGTCCCCGGCGGACGGCATCGGGAAGTTGATCGGCGTTGTCTCCCGTCAGAAAGCACCGAAAAAAGGCGGAGGCGATATTTCCGGAATTCCCACGGGCGGAACGAAGCAGTTCCTTCCTCAGTTCGGAGATGTCCCTCTCGGGACCGCGCAGGGGAGACAGGGAGATGACGAGGTTGCGTCCCGTATCGCCATCGGCGATGGGGAACACGTTGATCCGGTCCAGCAGATCAGCCCAGGCGGCGAGACATTCGTAACCCGCAACCAGAGCCTGCCGGAATGTGTCGTTCATGGCCAGAAACCCAGGGCTCTCCGGATTTCTCCGGGCACGGAAAAGAGCATTTCCATGTCCGGTGCCCTGACGGCGACCTGCTCCGTCCGCCCACGGGTACAGACCCCGCCGTCGTGAATTTTACGGATTTCAAAGTCAACGACGAGCTTTACCCGGGCATCGACGATGGTGGCGCGGCAGATCAACTCATCGTGATAACGCAGGGGCGCGATGTGTTTGGTCGAGGTCTTGATGATGGGAAAGAGGATACCTTCCCGTGCGTAGAATTCATAGAGGTCGACGCCGTTTTCATTGAACAGGGCGGTTCTCGCTTTTTCGAAATAATTCAGGTAGTTGCCGTGCCAGACCACCTGAATGGGGTCCAACTCGTAAAACGCCACCTGATGACGTATCTCCGCCCACTTCGCTTCGGCGGATTTCATGGATGAGGCCTCCAGAAATCGTCCCGGCTTATGGCCTGAGCAAGCCCCTCGATATCCCGGTCCATCTCGCGATCCTCAATGAGGGGTGCCGATATTTCACGAATTTTATTCAGAACGGGCCGGAGGTGGGGCCGCCGGTCCACATTCCCCCGAATACTGCACGCCTGGGCAGCCGCCAGCAGATGGATGGCCAGCGTTCTCTCAGCCAGTGTGCAAACCCGTTCCGCGTCCCGCGCCGCAATGGTTCCCATGCTGACCTTGTCCTGGTTGTGTGATTCGGTGGAACGGGAGAAGGACCCCGCCGGCATGGTCAACTTGAGCGCTTCCGCCGCCAGGGCCGAAGCGGACAGGGACATGGCCTTGAAACCATGGTGGAACACCGATGATTCACCCTTCACCCCCACAAGGTCACCGGGCAGACCGCGATTGAGGAGCGGATCGACCAGCAGGGTAACCTGCCGGTCCGACATGTCGGCAACGGAAGCCACCGCCGTTTTCAGGGCATCCATGGCGAAGGCCAGGTGTCCCCCGTAGAAATTGCCGTTCATCAAGGTCTGCCCCGTTTCCGGGTCGAAAATCGGGTTGTCGTTGGCGCTGTTGGCTTCCGTCTCGACCCACCGCCTTATCCAGGTCAGGGCGTCATAAAGAACACCGGCAATCTGGGGCGCGCATCGGAGGGAATAAGGATCCTGCAGATCCCCCTCGGTCCGGGATTCCAGATCGTCACCGCTTCCCTTCTTGAGTTGCAACAGATCGACAAGCCGACGGGCAACATGGATCTGTCCCGGGTGCGGCTTGGCTTCTCCGACGACGGGGTGAAAGTGAAGGGCCTTCCCCTTTAAAGCGTGAACACCCAAGGCGGTGGCGGCCATCGCCCCTTCCAGAATGCGGCCGGCCCGTTCAACGGCCAGAATCGCAAGGCCCGTCATGGTGGAGGTCCCGTTGATCATGGCGATGCCTTCCTTGGGGGCGAACGTGTGGGCCTTGATGCCGGACATCTGAAGGGCCTGGGCGGCGGGCATACGCCGTCCTTCATAATAGACGTCTCTTTCCCCCGCAAGGGCGGCCGCCACATAGGACATGGGGGTCAAGTCGCCTGACGCCCCCACGGATCCTTCGGCGGGAACGACGGGCGTAATCCCCAGATTGAGGAACAGGGCGAGCTGTTCCAAAAGCGCCATGGTCACCCCCGAGTAACCCCGGGACAGGCAGACGAGGCGGCAGAGCATGGCCGCCCTGGTGGCTTCAATCCCGATCGGCTCACCTGTCCCGCAACCGTGAAAACGGACGGGGTTTGAGCCCTGATGGTTCAGCACCTGGGTCCGGTTGAGACGGGTCCCGCAGGACTTCCCATACCCGGTCGAGACTCCGTAAACCGGCGTGCCCTCGTTGATGGCGTTTTCCAAACTGACGACGCTGCGACGAAGATGCTCCCGAAAGGCGGGACTTTCGCTCAGTTTAACGGGAACCCGATCTCTGGCTACGGCGAGAAACGCCTCCAGCGGCAGAGGCTCTCCATCGATGATGATTTCCTCTCTCTTTGACATGTTCATGACGGGCCTCCCACCGTTTCTTCCTGTTTTCCAAACCGTTGTTCAATCAAATCACGCCTCCTGCCCCGGTAAGTGCCGTCGGCCTTTTCCCGAACCGCCACCTTCTGAAGCAGCTTGAACATCTTGTAGGATTGCGGCTCCTCCTCGTAGAAGGTGTCCCAGGCGTAATGATACAGTTCCTGCAACCTCTCCGGCGATATTTTGTCCGGCTGAAAAACGACCCGATCCGCCGTGTAATCATTCCAGTCATAGGAGAAGATCCGGCCTTCCCGCTGATAGTCATCGAAAGTCCGGGTATGGGGAAACGGGGTCAGGATCGTGAATTCGGCCAGATCCAGTTCGACCTCCAGCAGGAAATCCACGAGGCGAAGGATGTCGTTTTCCGTCTGGCCGTCCAGTCCGAGAAGAATCGTTCCCTCCACGGCGATCCCGTGGTCCTTGTAGCGGCGGATCCGGTTGCGGATACGTTCAGACGTGTCATAGATCGCCTGGTAAACGTACCAGGCCCCGGCCTGGGCGGCAAGATCGAGGACCTTGTCGTCATCCTCGATGGGGTGGCAGCACCACTTTTTTTTCAGGGGGATCATTTCACGGAAAAGACCCATCTCCCAGGCCTTATTCTGGGCAAGGGAATTGTCCACGATGAACAGACGGTTGTTGTCAATGGCGGCCATTTCCTCAATGACCCGGTCATAGGGACGGGGACGGAATTTCCTCCCGCCCAGGAAGCTCACGCAGCACGGGTAGCAGTTGAACCGGCAGCCCCGGGAGGCGTGGACAAGATCGACCATCTGGACACCCTTGTAATTATACAGATCCCGTTTCAGGATGCTCCGGCGGGCCGTGCCGATCAAATCATCCGCAGGAAAATCGGTCATGTAATCATACTTTGGCTTGAGGCGGCCATGCCTGAAATCCTCAAAAACCGCTTCCATTCTCCCTTCCGCTTCCCCCAGAAAGACGGTATCGGCATGCGCCATGGTTTCCTCGGCATGGAGCATCGTGGCAATCCCGCCGAACATGACCTTGATGCCCCGGCGACGGTAATGATCCGCAATTTCCCAGCCCCGTTTCACCTGGCTGGTGAGCATCATGGAAATGCCGACGAAATCAGGAGAATCATCGAGTTCCAGGGTTTCCACATTTTCGTCTGTGAATTCGACGTCCCACTCGGGGGGGATGGTGGCGGCAAAAACCACGGGGCCGTGGGGCGGCAGGTGAAATTCCGTCTGCCGTAACAGCTTTCTCCATTTCGGATAAATGAGCTTGAATTTCATTGTTCTCCTTTCAAGGGAACCGCTTTCCTGTTGTGACGGAGCGCCCCGTCATTCACCGACGGCAGCCTCCTTTGTTTCGGGATCTCCGCATTCAGCGGCAAGGGGCTCCGCGCCGATCAGCCTCAAACGCAGGACATAACGCCCGTGGGCATGCGCTTTCAGTTCGATGTTACCGGGAATCCCGTCGATCAGGTTCGTCGCCCTCACCTCCCGCAAACGCCGGAGGGGACCCGTGAAGGTTTCCATGTTCCAGGTTTGGTCGGGATGAAGCCGGATATGGACGGACTCCCCGTTATGACCGACCCGGCGGCAGAGTATGGAGCCGTCTTGCCCCATGCGGGCCTCCAGAACCGGGTTTCCCGGTGCAAGAAACAGCAGGCGGACATCGTCCATCATGTGCCGCCCAAAGGACTCCCCGGCAAAGGGTCCCACAGCCCGATTGACATGCAGGGCGGCGCCGATGGATTCACCGTCGAACAGCACCAGTCCCTCCAGGGTCATCAGGACACTGTGAAGGCGTGACCGGGAAGGGTCAACCAGGGTGACGCCGATCATGGTCGCCGACTTGCCTCCCGGCAGAAACGCCTCTATCGCGTGAACGTACCGGTACAACGTCCCGACATGGGGTCGGCCGCATTTTTCCACCAGGTCCTGGTCCGTTACGGGGTCCAGCACCGGCAGGGCCCCCATGTGCCCACAGGAGACCGTGAAACCCAGCAGGGTCATGAGAATAAAAAAACGCGTGGGCGCAACCCATCTCATTCCGCATTCCGGAAGACCGTTTCGGCGATCTTTTCGTTCATTTCGACGTTCGCAAATGTCAGCAGGGTGAAGTTCCCCTCCGACTCGACTATCTTGACGGATTTTATGGCGCCTTTCCGTCGGGGGGAGGGAACAATTTCAATCCGCTCAATCATGGCCGCAAAGGCCTTATCGCGTGGCGTGAGAACAAGTTTCCCCTCCCCCCCCCTCCTGATTTCCGCCCGGAAGTGGTCGCTTTCCCTGAAGCGTCCCTGACTCCAGAGCCCGATCTCCCGGACAACAATCTGCATCGACGAGACGGCCCCCGCCGCTTCCTCGACGAGACCGCGGCTCCCCACGGTGAAACGCCTGACGTCACCCCGGTGCATGAGCAGGACGCTTTTCACGGGGTCCCTGTATTCCCAGCGGATTGAATCGGGTTTCTGAAAATAAAACCGTCCCTGTGAAACGAGGGGTTTCGCCAAAATCTTCAGATGCTTGTATTGGCTGAATTCGGCGCGGATGGAAACAATATCCGCCGCATCCCGTTCAATTTCCTCCCACGTTTCACCCCAGCCGACGAGACAGAAACAGACCAGAATCACGACGCCTGCCAGCCCAAGATGCGGGATGCTTTTTTTGACCATCATAACGGACTCACCCTGCCACAAATGCGTTGTTCACCCTGTCGCCGCCCCGGTTCAGCACATGCCCCCGTTGACGACAAT
This genomic window from Deltaproteobacteria bacterium contains:
- a CDS encoding acyl-CoA thioesterase: MKSAEAKWAEIRHQVAFYELDPIQVVWHGNYLNYFEKARTALFNENGVDLYEFYAREGILFPIIKTSTKHIAPLRYHDELICRATIVDARVKLVVDFEIRKIHDGGVCTRGRTEQVAVRAPDMEMLFSVPGEIRRALGFWP
- a CDS encoding aromatic amino acid lyase, with product MNMSKREEIIIDGEPLPLEAFLAVARDRVPVKLSESPAFREHLRRSVVSLENAINEGTPVYGVSTGYGKSCGTRLNRTQVLNHQGSNPVRFHGCGTGEPIGIEATRAAMLCRLVCLSRGYSGVTMALLEQLALFLNLGITPVVPAEGSVGASGDLTPMSYVAAALAGERDVYYEGRRMPAAQALQMSGIKAHTFAPKEGIAMINGTSTMTGLAILAVERAGRILEGAMAATALGVHALKGKALHFHPVVGEAKPHPGQIHVARRLVDLLQLKKGSGDDLESRTEGDLQDPYSLRCAPQIAGVLYDALTWIRRWVETEANSANDNPIFDPETGQTLMNGNFYGGHLAFAMDALKTAVASVADMSDRQVTLLVDPLLNRGLPGDLVGVKGESSVFHHGFKAMSLSASALAAEALKLTMPAGSFSRSTESHNQDKVSMGTIAARDAERVCTLAERTLAIHLLAAAQACSIRGNVDRRPHLRPVLNKIREISAPLIEDREMDRDIEGLAQAISRDDFWRPHP
- a CDS encoding radical SAM protein; the encoded protein is MKFKLIYPKWRKLLRQTEFHLPPHGPVVFAATIPPEWDVEFTDENVETLELDDSPDFVGISMMLTSQVKRGWEIADHYRRRGIKVMFGGIATMLHAEETMAHADTVFLGEAEGRMEAVFEDFRHGRLKPKYDYMTDFPADDLIGTARRSILKRDLYNYKGVQMVDLVHASRGCRFNCYPCCVSFLGGRKFRPRPYDRVIEEMAAIDNNRLFIVDNSLAQNKAWEMGLFREMIPLKKKWCCHPIEDDDKVLDLAAQAGAWYVYQAIYDTSERIRNRIRRYKDHGIAVEGTILLGLDGQTENDILRLVDFLLEVELDLAEFTILTPFPHTRTFDDYQREGRIFSYDWNDYTADRVVFQPDKISPERLQELYHYAWDTFYEEEPQSYKMFKLLQKVAVREKADGTYRGRRRDLIEQRFGKQEETVGGPS
- a CDS encoding outer membrane lipoprotein carrier protein LolA, whose amino-acid sequence is MMVKKSIPHLGLAGVVILVCFCLVGWGETWEEIERDAADIVSIRAEFSQYKHLKILAKPLVSQGRFYFQKPDSIRWEYRDPVKSVLLMHRGDVRRFTVGSRGLVEEAAGAVSSMQIVVREIGLWSQGRFRESDHFRAEIRRGGEGKLVLTPRDKAFAAMIERIEIVPSPRRKGAIKSVKIVESEGNFTLLTFANVEMNEKIAETVFRNAE